From Solanum lycopersicum chromosome 4, SLM_r2.1:
tatatccAACATCTTGGACTCTTGGTGGTACTTGGTACTTTTTCGTTCTGGATGACACGTATCGATTGATTTCGTTTGATTTTAAAGTTTATCGATttggattattaattattgGTATGTAGAGAAGCAAAATTATTATAGAACAATTAAGATATTGATTTGGATTATTGATTTATCGGTTATTGAATCGTTATTGATTCGGTTACCAGTTTAACCAttaagatttgaaaaaaaaaatactaaaaaaaaatagtttaaaacaaGGTGACAAACCAAATGAATCATGTACATGAGTTCACAAGTTACATctttctcaaaagcaaacacttttAGATTGTATTATAACCAAGAGTTGGGACAACTAGAAACAAAAGTAGGAAATCAAACTCTAAGTCAAGGACTTAATatacaaaatggtatgaaaataattatttaatttactatcagGTAGTCAGTTGACCCGTTAAGAAAAAACCCAAATTATTAAAGATccgataacaaaataaatcaaaactgTTATGAAAACCGCCAAGTCAATAACCCATTATGGAtaaatcaataactttttttccGATTCGAATTATCGATTTCGACTTTGAATAACatgtattttataactttaatcAAATTGAGGTGTGCAAAAAGTGAATCGTACACCGTggtcattaaataaaaacaaaatccaaaataaactaatattgtACAATAGGTACCAAAGCACATATTAAGTTAGAAAAGAGGAGTCAAAATGCAAatatcttcaaattttaaccCTAGTTATTAACGTCCAAcaatcttgaattcataatttttgcCCCCCAAGTACTGCATCTGCTCTGTTTTTaacggaaaaaaaaaattgcaggtATGTTCATGGCTGATTACTTTCTTAATACTTTCTCTTTGTTGGGTTCTTCCCCCACCCCACGTACGTATCTGGGTGGGGGTTGGTTCTTTCTCATTTTTCCAATATTACTACAGTTTAATTTGTTGTCTAAAATCCCGTcattacactgggtatgttgttgttgttgttgaattgTCAAGTAAAATTTGTTGTATGAGATGCTAGTTACGTGGTTCTTTGTGGGgttggtgttttttttttcacctCATTTTTTCACGAGGTTTAGTTATGGTTTTAGATATTAGGTTGTTGAATTTTAGCTAAATTTTATAGtaaattttgaaactttgtCGCGTTATCATATTTTCACAATCTTAGTTATGGTTTCGCATATCATATTGTTGTATTTTAGCTAAATTTGTACTCCCTCCGTCCGgtattgtttctatttttaaatttgtacttgagatgcattttttcatcatattagtATGCAAAAAGTTGCAAttaaatttatagtatttttcatatagttttagaatatctaaaattcttttatttaaaacatcgaattaatatgatctaatttacctttgaaaatttaagcgcaacatgacaaacattttcggacggagggagtagtaaattttgaaactttgtCGCGTTTATCATATTTTCACAATCTTAGTTATGGTATGGGATATTAGATTATTGAATTTTAGCTAAATTTGTTGTAAAAGGAGGTGAAACTTTTTGGGGTTAGTTTtgttaatcatttttttcacaAGCTTAGTGATTATTGAATTTTAGCTAAATTTGTTGTAAAAGATGAAAACTTTGTGGGGTTAGttctttttatcatttctttCACAAGCTTAGTTATGGTTTCGGATATCAGATTGTTGAATTTAGCTAAATCTGTAGTAAAAGGCGAAACTTTTGTTATCATTTTTCCACAAGATTAGTTATGGTTTTGGATATGAGATTGTCGAATTTTAGCTAAATTTGTTGTAAAAAGTGAAACTTTGTggggttaatttttttaatcattttttcacAAGCTTAGTTATGTTTTTGGATATGAGATTATTGAATTTTAGCTACATTTGTTGTAGAATGTGAAACTTTgtgggtttagttttttttaatcattttttcacAAGCTTAGTTATGGTTTTGGATATCAGATTGTTAAATTTTAGCTAAATTTGTAGTAAAAGGTGAAACTTTATGGTGttagtttttttaatcattttttcccAAGCTTAGTTATGGTTTCGGATGTCAAATTGTTCATTTTAGCTAAATTTCTTGTAAAAGGTGAAATTTTGTGGGGtttgttttttttgtcattttttaacaAGCTTAGTTATGGCTTAGGATGTCAGatattaatgttatattttaGCTAAATTTGTAGTAATAAGTGAACAAATTGATGTTACTCAAGTTTTTCTTTGTGGTATTAGCTAAATTTGTAGTAAAAGCTGAACAAATTGATGATTACATCCCCGTTGTGTTTTCCATCTGAGCAAATGGTTTGTGTGTGATGTGTTACTGTTTTGCATTTAAATGATATGGCCTCACATAGAGCTGAATGGTTAAAGATGATTTGTATAGACAGCTTTAACTAGTTTGGAATTGACATGTAAGttgattatgtgatgttactgaATGACATTTTGACTCCCTTATGGGTGTTGGATGAATTTCTGATGGAGCTCCTTAACTGATATactcatattaatttatttcttttttgagaaGTGTTTTGAATCAAGTCAAATTTGAATATGAAGTTTGTTTTTCCAAGTGTAGAGTTACTGGTTTGGCAGAAGagctttttgttttttgtaacGAAAAAATATTGCATATATATAACAGAAACTACAAGGGAGCATGGTGTGACTTAGACACCGAAGAGTTACAAGTATTAGTACTATGGTAGGCATTATAGATACATCTGGGAGTAGACTACATTAGCTACTAAAGAATGCTCTCTTTCAGTAAGTTTGGAGTATCTATAAAGATTTCCTAATACAAGATGTTAAGATAAAAGATGTCAAGTTTCAACCTTCGCCACCAAAAAGTCTTCTTGCATTTTCTGTTCTCTCTTAATGGTTTCTATTCGGAAGACAATTGTTCTCTTACATTCCCCTGACCTCTTCTTACCTTTTTCAGTTGACAAGACTGGGATCACTGTTGCTTCAATTTTTCCAGTTTGCCTAAGATTGCATGCCACCTTGATGATATGCTATTCAAGTATAGCACATATGCCACTGCGATCTTGCTTACCTCTATTTCACAGGAATAACACAGTAGTTTCTGAAGAAATGCTCTTTTTCTCTTGAAGGTTGGTGTTATCATAAAGAAAACAATGGCTACACTTGTGCCGAAACTGATGACTGGAACTCCTACCCTACATATACAGAACTCAAGCTCCAGCCAGATAGACCTCCAAACTGGAAGTAGTCAATCCTTGCTAATAAAAACTCCAGCAATTCTGTTAAGACATTCATTCAGAGGTAACTTTAGTGATCAATCTTCTCTGCAATGGCATGGAGTTCTTGGTTCAGGAAAAACTGGTTCCATATTATCCTGTAACAAGCAGGGAAGTGTCTGTCTTGATAGAGTTAAAGAGGGTACTAATGGGAGCTTAAATGGAGATGTTGAGAAGATATCAAATGAACAGTTTAAGAAACTTTCTAGTTCCTTAAGGTTGACTTTAGATGGACCATTGGTTGAAAATGATGAGACAACTAACAACAAAATCCTTAGAAGTTTTTGCAGTCATGGAAAATTGCTTGAAGCATCAAAATTAGTTGACCTGATGTCTCGTCGATACCAAATTCCAGACTATCCTTCCTGCATAAACTTGATTAGGGGCCTCGTCAATGTTGGACAGACCGACAAAGCAGTGAATGTTCTACAAACCATGGTTATGTCTGGTGGGACTCCAGATATTATCACATATAATATGTTAATCAGTGGTCTCTGTAGAAAAGGGCTTTTGAACTCTGCCATTGATTTCTTGGACTACATGAGCTTGAGTGGTTGCCTTCCCAATGTTATCACTTATAATACTATACTGCGTGCGATGTTTGACCGTAATAAATATGATCAAGGAATTCAGTTTTGGAAGGATCAGTTAAGAAAAGGATGCCCTCCTTATCAGATCACCAGTACAATTCTTGTTGAATTAGTCTGCAAACATTGTGGTGTTATACGTGCCCTTGAGGTAATGGAGGACTTGGCAGTTGAGGGATGTTCTCCAGATCTCGTGACCTACAATTCCATGGTAAATTTTTCTTGTAAGCAAGGGAACTTTGAAGATTCAGCTTTACTAATCTATAATCTTCTATCGCATGGCCTTGAGCCCAATGCTGTGACTTACAATACTCTTCTCCATTCCTTTTCTACCTATGCATGTTGGGACGGAGTAGATGAGATTCTTTCCATTATGAATGAAAGTTCACATCCTCCTAGTGTTGTGACTTACAATATTTTAATCAATTGTTTGTGCAAGCATGGGCTTCTGGATCGTGCAATTGACTTTTTCACTCAGATGGTCTCTGAAAACTGTACACCTGATataatcacatataatacaCTTCTACGTGCTCTTTGTAAGGAGGCAATGGTGGAAGAGGCCATCCAAATTGTTCATTGTTTAGGTGATAGCAGTTGTTCTCCTAGTATAATCACTTACAACATAGTCATTGATGGCCTTGCGAAGCTTGGTTTTATGGAGAAGGCTATGGATTTATACCATCAAATGAGAAAGCATGGGACTTGTCCTGATGATGTTACATATAGATGTCTAATTTGGGGATTCTGTCGAGCTGATCTTATTGAAGAAGCTGTGGAGTTACTAAAAGAGATGGGTAATAGCAGACACAGGGTCAGAGATAATTGTTACAGGTTTATTATTCACAGATTATGTCAAAATGGTAAACTGGACTCTGCAAAAAAGGTGCTGAAAATGATGATATCAAGTTGCCACAAGCTTAAGTCAACCGTATATTCCAATATAATTGCAGGGATAGCTGGTGCGGGTATGAATGAAGCAGCTATGGAATTGTGTGAGAAGTTGAAGGAATGGAAAATTCTCAaggaatagatttttttttcccaATTACACAGGATCCTTAACTCGGTGATTGTTTTTGGTAGCATGGCTGGTGCAGATATGAATAAAACAGCAACAGAAATGTGGAAATAGTTGAGTGAATGCAACTCTCGAGGAATAGAGGTTTTCATATTGGAAAGAGATTATCATTAGATCAGGACATcaaatcattcaacatttcACCTCAGCACAAATGGAAATTTTACTCCTTTATTAGGTTTCTTTCCTTGTCCATTGTCTGTTATATTTTGTGCTTGGTAAAATTTTTGACCAATGTCATGCTTGCTTGACAGAGTTTTGGTTAGTTATGTATTCTAATTCATATGGCgacttttttatttctatattattcacatatagAAAAAGCTATGGATCAGTGCATTTGAGGCATATTTTATCATGTGCCATGAATATATATGTGGCCTTGGGTTTTAGTGCAATGTCTTTGTGAAGTTTCCCAGTATTTCTGTTATCAATATGGATTTGTATTCTTctaatatcttaaatttttaagtttttatctCCTTTTTAGTTGTGTAGCTCTACTAGCTATTTGTATTTCCATTACCACTGCCCATATTAAGTTCATGTAACCTGTCCatttcttgagttttttttccCCAGGAATTCTTGATGTTAAGACCCCTAGCAGCTTGTTATTCACCATCTATTTCACCGCTCCGATGCTATGGCCTAGTAATCAGTGAAGTGGTGGGAGAACTATGAGATCTCATATTCAACTCAGCTAGATGATTTCTTCTCATGTGCCCAAGTCTCGGTGAACATAGTTGTCTGGTATCTATGTTGGTAAAGAGGTAGTAAGCCCCATGGAATAGTGGAAGTGTGTTCCAAGCTGACCTTGGACACCAGGGTTATGAAAAAGGTTCATCATCCCTTTCTCAGTTTGATGATTTCTTCTTGTGTGCCTAAGCCTCGGTCCCTCGGTTAACTATGTTGTCTAGTACCTATGTTGGTGAGGAGGTACCAGGTGCCCCATGGAATAGTGGACATGCGTTCCAAACTGACCCGGACACACCATCATGAAAAAAGTTCATCATCCCTTTCTCAGTTAGATAATCCTTCTCATGGCTAAACCTTGGTGAAAGAGTTACCTATGTTGTGAGGAGGTACCAGGTGCTGCCTAGAATAGTGGAGGTGCATTCCAAGCTGACCCGTACACCGCCATCATGTAATAAATTCATCATCCCTTTCTCCAATCAACCACTTTTTTGTAATATAGAAGATGGCTTCTATTGATTCTGGTAATGGGTTAActttgctggaaatttgttgCTGTATTCATTCATCTATGGCACAGATCAAGGCCTGGTGAGACTGTTCAGCAATCAGCATTACAGGTAGTGGTTTTCTTTCACTTCcaagaaacaacctctctacacCACCCTCTCCAAACTCAACTCGTGGGATTACACTGGATATGGTGTTGTTGTGTTGGTGCCGTTGTGGTAGCAACTTATCTGATTGGAAATGAAAGATATCCATGTAATCTgatcaattttcttttagttCTTTGAGCATGTATTGAACGTAAGAATGTTTTGTGCATCGAGGTGCCCTTTTGTAGCGGCCTTTTAGAGGTAATTATCAGTGAACTTTTCCAAGTATTTTGGGAGTAAATACTGGCGTAAAGTTCCACCATTCCCCTAAGCAATACCGCGCTTTTACTCTTTTGGCGGTCTTACCCAATATGAATCTAGATTAGACAGACCAATGAGCTTCAGATATCgaatactttaaaaaataatcatgaagttaaaaaaataaataattggttGCTACTGATGTACAGTAAACAGATGCCCTTGATTGTTGTCAAACAACACAAATTTGGCTCATGGATCTTTGACCTATTTTGTCAAGTACTATTTCAACAAACAAAATACACTAAAGTCCATCAACTGAATAAAAATATCTCTAAAAACCAGAACGTATGAACTCAAAATCTTCGAAAATATTATACGTACAAAAATACAGCAAACGGATACATATTTGTTAGTTTACATCTGATGTCTTTGTTATTGTCATTGATGTACAAGTATGGAACACTGATATGAACGAAACTTGTCCTTTCGTGgactttataataaaattagaacGATACAGAGAAGATACTATATCAAAAACAGATTCAAGAAACTACTTTCTGATTTCTAAGATAGTAGTAATATCTTTACTATAGACATCAGGTACTTGAAAGGTTTTCCTCAAACGTTGAAGTGATTCTTTTGAGATAGCATTCTTATGATAAATCGCGGTAGCCATCTCCATTGCTTGAACTCTCCGTCCTGAAAAACCAATACCTTCAATCAACAGAATATACGTTGTTTCATTTGGACGACACCCCTTTTCTACCATCTCTGCTAGAACTTCAATTGCCTCAACAACTCTATGAGCTTTGCATAGTCCAAGAAGAAGAATGTTATAAGTTATAACAGTAGGTGGAAAACCATTCCCTTCCATATCTCCTAACAAATCAAGTGCTTCATTTACCATCCCATCTCGacataaacatgaaatcaatGCATTATAAGTTATCTCATCAGGATCAACGCCTTTTTCTATCATCTCTGATACCATTTTCAAGGCCCTAGCTCTCCCTCCATTATTCCATAACGCGCTCATCAATGTATTATAAGTGCTTACATCAGGAGGACATCCTATTTCCGCGAGCTTCTCAAACACTTCCATTGCCTCATCAGCTTTCCCCTTCTTACACATTGTAGAAAGTATAGTGTTATAGTTCACTATATCAGGCAAGCATCCGTTCGTGATCATGTAATCCAAGAACTTAATAGCCATATCCAATCTCCCTCCTTTGCAAAATGCAGAAATCAATGGATCATAAGTAAATGTATCAGGTGTTAATCCTTTATCAACCATTATCTTTAACAAGTTAATCGCTTCGTCTAATTTCCCATCTCTACATAAAGCACTCATCAATATGCTGTAAGTAACAACATTTGGTTCACATCCTGCACATAACATCTCATTCATTAGCTTCTCCCCATCACTCCATTTCCCTCTATGATGCAACAATGCCCTTAACAAAATGTTGTAGGAAATCACATCAGGCTTACAACCCTTAGATGGCAAGCTCCTAACGAACTCGTAGGCTTGATCCATCATCTTTTCTCTACACATTCCCCTGATAATTGCATTATAAGTGTACATATCAGGTTGAAGCCCTATCGATAACATCTCATCAAGAAGCTTCATTGCTTCATGAATTCCGCCTTCAAGTATCGTTGCCTCTATCAAGATTGTGTAAGTAATAACAGTAGGCTTACAATTGTGTTCTTCTTTCAACTGATCCAACAACATCAATGCTGATCCTAGTTTCCCTCTATCACAAAGACTACCTATCAAGATATTATACGTAACAGAATCCGGAGGAAATCCATGAGTTTTCATCCTATTCAACACCTTATTAGCTTCTTCAATCTTGTTCATTTTGCAAAATCCACTTACAAGTGCATTATATGCAAACACATCTGGTTCACCAAACTGCTCCAGAATTTGCATTACTTTCACCCCTTTATCCGAATTTTTCGAGTTGAAAAACCCCTTAATCAGCTTTGTACACAGAATCACATCAGGTTTATAACCACTCTTCACCTTACATTCAAGTAAATACAATGTTTCATCATATTTGCCTACTTTACATGACCAATTTAACACTTTCATATCATGTGAACCTCTATTTTCACTAGAAATTTTCACCCTTTGAGGATTTCTAATATTTACTCTACTCTCCTCATTGCTAATACTACATCTTACAACAAAATTATGCTTTGAAGATTCACTTTTTGGCTTCAAATTATTGGagaaaaagggacattgatgAGGAAGAATAATCCTCGTCATTTAGTCTAGTCGTATCAGTGAGAGTCTCTCAAACACGAAATcacaataacaaaaaatcacGCCTCGATCCCAAACAAGTTTAGAGTTAGTTAATACAAGACTTTCCAAACCCCCTTAATACAACTAAGCCTCGATCTCAAAAAAGTTAGAGTCGGCTACATAAACATTCGAGacaaatcatatttaaattgaattaagaaagaaaaaaaaagtacctTTGGTTCTTGTTTGTAAATGTGAGAAAATTGAACATGAGCTATGGACTTGAAGTatgaatgataaaaaaaaaaattaaaatagatgttagtatttttattttattttttgtacatctcaaaaaataaaatttatagattttttttggataacATAGTAAAGTTCAGATAAGGCCACAAATGGTTAACCCATTGGATAAACCGGGTCGGTCTAGTTTGTGGCTTGTGCTTTTTTGAAGATGTCTAGTTTCTTGAATTAATTGGAAATGAGGGGAAAAAGACCGATATACCCTTAATTTTACGATTTACGAAAGTTATAGATGTATAGTTATATACCTTTGTCGTTTAACAAATGgtgcatatatatttttatcgttTGACAAATTATACCTATTTACCCTTTTCACTaagaaattgaacaaaaaactaatcatagattttttagatttaaaaattgTCATGTGTTATTGACATATTCCTCGATCGTTTTATATAACCTACACACTtgattcaacaaaaaaaaattctcttttattCAGAACCTAATCGAAACTCATTAAATGACTGCGTAGAAGaggaattcattttttttatttaagtaggATTTATCAGTTATATACtgtgattttataaataatctTCTATGATGAATTTTTATTGCATTTGCGGTCAAGTCACCCATTTTCCCTtgatttttaaagttatatggagtgatattgtaaataatttatatataatcagATTAACTTATGTTTGACTGTGATTTTGAGAAGTCAAAAAATGTGTATTATCGTTtaaccataaaaataatatttacttatttagtttcaaattgagttttcaatttatttggatATTGATGTTTGATCatgaaaatatcaaatcaaacttGAAGTTATATTTCAAATGCGGCAGATAAATTTCATACTTAAAGtcatatttaaaatacatacaagcataaatattatttcaaatattttttgtaaaaagtataattaaacaaaatttcatctttaactttaacttcataaatttcaaataaaataaaaaatatttgaaatgtaCGATCCATTACCAACTAAAAATTAAGAACTTTTTAGTCGCAAGATGAATTCCATATATAAAGCTGAAAAGAAAATTTACTTTTAGATATtgatcatatataaattattgctctaatgtttataaaaatatttttaaattaattaattcaaacacAAACTATCTGTAATACTATCATATTTAACTTGCTAAaacaattatttgaaaattttacacAACTATATTGCACAAGAATATAAAcattttagagaaaaaaaatttaaatcacatattcacaaatcacaataataaattttcgaagaaaaaaacacaaaaataactattattagTGTCCTATGAATCTcaaacattaatttttattgtaaaaTCACACACTCatactctttaaaaaaaattatatttgtatttggtcccattttataagtatgttattgtctaaattaaaatatgaaatatagcatgtatttttttaattacaaaataaatataataaaagggACAAAGGGATTTGTGTGAcctcaatattttatatttcataatagAGGGTTACTTATTACagaaaaaaatatgttcttattaaaaatgaattttaaaataagaaattagtcCATAATTAGTTGACTTATATATTATATGGAGCAATTCTCAAAAGGGAATAAgtcaaaatattattctaagcgtgcataatttgtattttttttaataatatttaagaaaGATCGAATGTCAACAATcgaaatcaatgaaaaatctTAATAACTATTccattttaacaattttcttttcaaaaattaaaaactttaaaaattcacATCTACTTAAATTAAATGATTACTAAATAATTATATCCACctcataaattttcataattatgtgatgttaatATTCATGAGCATAATTTCTACTCAATTTTAGTAATTatggtaaatattttcttaaaaccttagaattctaaaataaaaaatttgatgatatagttatcataatattttaacgCCCAAGTTTGAATTGTATTGTGATTTCAAGTACATGATTAGCCAAACTACAATTAGAAATAAAGATATAACTTTTGAAGtgacaaatattattaaagattGTAATGACATACCTCAAAAGAATGATAAAAGTCGTTTTGTG
This genomic window contains:
- the LOC101246044 gene encoding pentatricopeptide repeat-containing protein At1g08610: MATLVPKLMTGTPTLHIQNSSSSQIDLQTGSSQSLLIKTPAILLRHSFRGNFSDQSSLQWHGVLGSGKTGSILSCNKQGSVCLDRVKEGTNGSLNGDVEKISNEQFKKLSSSLRLTLDGPLVENDETTNNKILRSFCSHGKLLEASKLVDLMSRRYQIPDYPSCINLIRGLVNVGQTDKAVNVLQTMVMSGGTPDIITYNMLISGLCRKGLLNSAIDFLDYMSLSGCLPNVITYNTILRAMFDRNKYDQGIQFWKDQLRKGCPPYQITSTILVELVCKHCGVIRALEVMEDLAVEGCSPDLVTYNSMVNFSCKQGNFEDSALLIYNLLSHGLEPNAVTYNTLLHSFSTYACWDGVDEILSIMNESSHPPSVVTYNILINCLCKHGLLDRAIDFFTQMVSENCTPDIITYNTLLRALCKEAMVEEAIQIVHCLGDSSCSPSIITYNIVIDGLAKLGFMEKAMDLYHQMRKHGTCPDDVTYRCLIWGFCRADLIEEAVELLKEMGNSRHRVRDNCYRFIIHRLCQNGKLDSAKKVLKMMISSCHKLKSTVYSNIIAGIAGAGMNEAAMELCEKLKEWKILKE
- the LOC101246042 gene encoding pentatricopeptide repeat-containing protein At3g04760, chloroplastic; this translates as MTRIILPHQCPFFSNNLKPKSESSKHNFVVRCSISNEESRVNIRNPQRVKISSENRGSHDMKVLNWSCKVGKYDETLYLLECKVKSGYKPDVILCTKLIKGFFNSKNSDKGVKVMQILEQFGEPDVFAYNALVSGFCKMNKIEEANKVLNRMKTHGFPPDSVTYNILIGSLCDRGKLGSALMLLDQLKEEHNCKPTVITYTILIEATILEGGIHEAMKLLDEMLSIGLQPDMYTYNAIIRGMCREKMMDQAYEFVRSLPSKGCKPDVISYNILLRALLHHRGKWSDGEKLMNEMLCAGCEPNVVTYSILMSALCRDGKLDEAINLLKIMVDKGLTPDTFTYDPLISAFCKGGRLDMAIKFLDYMITNGCLPDIVNYNTILSTMCKKGKADEAMEVFEKLAEIGCPPDVSTYNTLMSALWNNGGRARALKMVSEMIEKGVDPDEITYNALISCLCRDGMVNEALDLLGDMEGNGFPPTVITYNILLLGLCKAHRVVEAIEVLAEMVEKGCRPNETTYILLIEGIGFSGRRVQAMEMATAIYHKNAISKESLQRLRKTFQVPDVYSKDITTILEIRK